GCTTCGATTTAAGGAAGAAATGGAGGCTAAACAGAAGTTGATGCTTCCCGCTCCTAATGTTGTAATTGCAGAACAACGAAGCGCAGCGGTAGATGTTAGGCTTGCCGAATTAAGTATGAGAAAGCGTCTTAGAGATCAAGCAGAGAAAGAATGGACCAAAAATCCTGTTAAGAAGTGGTTTCGTGAGGACAAAGAACAGAAAGCTAAGTTCATAGAAGATTATGTTGAGTCTCACCTGGAAGTAGAATTAATTAATTATAAAAAAGAAATTCAAGCGGCAATTACTCAAGTGAGTACAGTTCTTGAAGAATAACTCATTTTTTAATAGAACTAGTTAAAAGATCGAACCTAGACTATTTAATATAGTTAATTCATAACAAATATTATGTAAACTTATTTTAAAGAGTGCTTCAAAGGATCGGCAATGCTGATGGGGAGGATATCCAAAGTTCGAAAATAGCGTGTCTTGATTTCTTTCTTTTTATCGTGATAAGATAAAAGCGTAGTTCAACTAATCGAATAGCGTGACGTTCATTTTATATGAACGCTGCCAGCATAAAGATGGAAGCACCATCTCATTCGCCGAAAGGCATGAGACGGTGCTTCCTTTTTTATTACCAAAATTTTACACGCGAGAGGGGATTTTTTAACAATGGAACAATTATTACAACACAGCGGTAATCAAAAAGAATTACTTGAAATTGCAGAGAAGCACGCTCGATTGATCCAGGGAGTAGTAATCGGAGAAGTTGGGCGAGAAGCGTCGGTGAACTTCATTTCATACGGCGTGGGCGGGGTATATATCCATTTCACATTCCATGCCCTGTTTACCGGTGCAGAGACGCAGTTTTATATATCGATCGCTGACAAGGAATCAGATAAAGGAGTTCTTACTGGCTACAAAGGGGACTGGAGCTGCCCCATGGCCATGATGGATGCTTCCCATACCGTCAATACATTGTTCCCCGTTTTGCCGTATAAACAAAAACGCGGAATACTTAGAGAACTTGGCAAGCTGATGTATAAAGTTCTTTCCGAATTTGATTCAAAAGCAACATTAAATCTTGATTCAGAGTCCATACGTGCAGTTTTAACGATCGACCGATATGAGGTCTTGACTGACATTGAATGGATCGAAGAGATGATGGATGCCAATTCTAGCAACCTAGAGTATCGTGTGTTGATTGAAAAAAACACTGGCGATTCTGAGTATAGTGCTTATATACCGGCGATCCGGAAGACTGTAGAAGGCAACGAATTGGGAGATGTCCTTTTAGGGGCGAAGAACCTTATTACGAATTGCGTTCAGGACGCTCTCAGGGGAAATCTAACACTCCCAGAGGATAAATCATTCATTGATACCGTAATCATCAATGCAGACGTCCTTCGGAAGCATTGAATAGGTCTTAGATCATGGCAATCGTTATTAAGAGTAGTGCGAATAGGGTGATAGCAAGCGGGAAACATCTTTAAGGATAACCGAATTTCGTTCCCGCTTCATAATTGGATGATAAGAATGCAATCCAGACTATTAAAGAAAATTGCTATTAAATGTCCAATAGTTTAATTAAGTTTTAAAACATAAGTATAAAATGGCAATAAACGGTGATCATGGATTATAGAAGGATTGGATAAATCTTACTATTATTAGGTGGTGATTATCAGTGAATGACTCTATTTATGAGGATAATAATAGTTTAAATGAGTTTAATAATCGTAATAAGTATCCACATTGGAGCAGTAATGATAAAGAGATTCTCTTTAATCGAGTAAATGATGCACTATCCGCCGGACGTGAAGCTCAGGATATTTTTGAAGAGATAGCCAAAGAGCGTAAAATCTCCTGGACAACAGTTCGTAATCATTTCTATCGAATTAAACGTAAATCTCGAAATAAAAAAGCTAATAAATCCAAATCAGCGCATTTTGGAGTAAAAAAACAGATGGCGTGGACACCCACTCATGATCTCATGATACTCGATGCACTCAAGGTAGAATCGAAAAAAGAAGATGCCTATCGAAAATTAGCTCCGATTATTGGTCATAGCATACAAGCAATCAGGCAGAGATATTACTCTGTACTTCGTAAAACTATCAAGGACGAAAATAAAGATTTAAGTATTAGTATTTTTAAACATGACAAGCACGGTCACTGGAGTAAGTCGCTTGATCTAATTAGGGTAGAAATAGAATCGTTAGAAGCTGAAAACAAAAGACTGAAAGAAAAACTTCACAATGTACTGGAAGAACTTGATGAAGCTAAAAATGAAACTAATGAATGGCAGACTAAATATAAAATACTTGAACAGGATTCTGCCGACATTCTTCGGATTATTAATCGGGCGCGTAAAATTGAAATGGCTCCAGATGAAGCCAATACAGTTTTTCAAATGGATAAGAACGGGAACTTAGAAAGGGTAGGTCCCTAAATAGATGCCGTTCTACTAGATATTTAATGGCCGTTGATTGACATGCGCAAAATATTAGGAGGAAATCCCATTGATCTCGAAAGAGGAATTTTTTCAAAAGATTGAGGAAAGGAAGGCTAATACAGCTAAGTGTGAAAAACTCGCATCCGAAAATCTAAATAATGTTTACTTCCAAATTTCTATGATCCGAGAAGGTTATGACGGGATAATTCACAAGATTATCGAGAATGGAGGGTTGATTGACCTTAAAGATAATCATGGGAAAACTCCTTTAATGGCAGCCTTTGAAGTGGGGAACCTTGAACTCATAAAGAAATTGATAGAAGCCGGAGCAAACCTCAATCAAAAAGATAATAATGGACTTCGGCCGTTTTTATATGCAGCGATGAACGATCGCATACATTGCATTGAAGGTTTTAGACAATATTTAACTTATAGAATGATTAAGTTTGAATTTGGTGGATATTATAGGGAATTTTTAATAAACCAGTATAATAAAAAGGATAATTCAGTGAAAATTGATAAGGAGTTATTTAATCCTTTGGTCTATAGTTATAAGATTGAAGTCATACTTAGAAGCGGTAAGAAAACAAAAGCTCAAATCAAATCACAATATACCTTTCATGATCTGGTCGATCATCTAAAGTCGATGTCTGACCATAAAAAAGATGAATTTTTTACAGGTCCTGATTATGCTTTCAGACCAAAGGATGTAGCGTATATATCACTCCTTTAACAAATTACATACTTCTTCAAAAAGTAAGTGAAAGTTCAAATAAAAAAAAGGGCGCCGTAGGCACCTTTTTTTATTCAAACATCGACTCAACATCAATAAGCTCTACTTTAATTAAATCTTTAAACCTAACCCATTCATGTTCTTGAACCGTAGCGTCGATATACAAGCGAAATGCATCACGCTGATGACTCGTAACACGGCCAGTCAATGTCCGCGACTGGTATTCTCCGTAGATAGTAACCTCTACCAGCTGACTGTAAACTTGTGACTGCGTAAGCGCGGCAGCCATCGTGTGAGCTTCTTGTTCGTCCATCCTCGGTCTTTCGATACGTGTTTCTTCTTTTTGTTGCAGTTTAATGGCTTCGCGATGTTGAGGGAGCATCATCCTCGAAGATTCCCACAGACCGTTGTTCTGCAGCTTTTTACTCATTTGAAATGTCCTCCAATTTTGCTACCTCTATCTAATGCTTGCCCGGAATCCAATAGTGAAGAGGCTCTCATTATCGCTGTGCTGCCAAACCTATCCTTGATTGTATCCGTCACTTTTTCGAGTGCTCGTATCTTCGGCACATCTTCAAACATGTTGAGTTGATATGTCTCGTCATCGGCAAGCTGGCTTAATGTAACGCCAACACGTCTAACGGGTAATGTGTTCCAGTAGCGATAAAATAGGGTCTTCGCGGCGCTGTAGACCGCATTCGTGCTGTTTGTTGGGTCTGGCATTTTTTGTTGCCTACTGAAGCCTGTAGGAGCATCAAAGGGGCTACACATACAACTGACAGACACGACCGATCCCATAAAACCTTTCCGCCGCGCATCCCGGCATATCTCCTCTGTTAGCTCTAAGAGAATCGTGTCCACCTCACGAGAATTTAAAAAATCTCTTGGTAAAGTCATCATGTGCCCTATACTTTTAGGCGCTATATCGAATGTATTGGGAGTCACTGGACTGTTATCAATTGAATTGGCAGTTCTCCACATGATTTCGGCATGAATGTCTGATTGTTTGCCGAAAAGTACGCGGAATTTATCTTTGAGTTTCGGCAGTGGTGTTCTGGCAATATCGCCAATTGTATGCATGCCGAGTCTTTCGAAATGAGATGTCATCCGGCCGGCTACTCCGAACATTTTCTCAACCGGTTGAGGCCAGAGTAGTGTTGGAATTTGATCCTTCTCCAGTGTGAAAATACCACTTTCGTTTTTCTTCGCCCATATCGAATTTGCCATTTTGCTCATCATTTTGTTGGATCCGATACCAACTCTGACCCTAACCCCTGTCTGCTGCATTACTTGATTCTGAATCATTCTTGCAATTGTATCAGCATCGCCAAACTGATTAATAGAACCTGTCACGTCAAGCCAACTTTCATCTATGGAAAATATTTCCACTAGGTCGGTGAATTCTTGATATATGCGCGTAATTTGCATGGAAACGTCGATGTAATGTTGCATGCGCGGCTTCATTACAATAAGCTCCGGGCACTTACCTAATGCCTCGCCAAGCCGATCCGCGGTCGTAACGCCAAAACTCTTTGCGATCGGACAAGCAGCTAAAATTATTCCGCTGCGCCGTTCAACAGAGCCTGCAACAGCTACGGGTCGATAACGAATATTCGGGTGATCTGCCTTTTCGACTGAGGCATAAAAAGACATGCCATCCGCGAGCATTATAACTTTTTGATCCTTCATAGTCGGCTCCGCAAATCTGAAAGAGTGGTCATGAGCTCTGCTTTTACTAAACTGCGGAGCATGCTGAAATGATGCACATATCCACGTATTTTATACTCAACGTCTATACCTGATTTACCCGGCGTTGTGCTAAGTATTTTAATTCCGCGTTGTCGCATCTTTTGCTTAATCTCCTGAATAACTCGATATATTGTGCCTTCGATATCCTGTAAATAATGAATTACATGGTTGTAAATGATACGATCTTCAAATGCCTTCATTTCGTTCATGTCACGAGTAAGCATGTCAAGCAGAATAGGAAGGAGCGTATATTCTTTGACGAGTTGTAAATCATCGTTTGTAATAGCCTGTTCGTCTAATGACATATTTCCACCACCATAATAAGAACATTTGTTTGTATCTTATTATATAACGAAGACGGTTTGTCTATGCAAGTTAAATTTTTGGAAATGCTGAATGCATTTACATTCTCTTTGATAACGGCGGCCTCGAGGGATAGATGGAAGGTTCAGCATCACTCGAATCTCTGGTTTTAAGTGGTATCTAAAATCGGAGAACTAAGTAGCAGCCGCGTTGCCGCGAAGAATGAGAATGTAGTTTCCGCGGATTATATGTTTATGTATGAATTAATAGGTTAATATTAGAAATATATCTTAAATTGGGGGCGGGAAAGTTGTCATTCTCGTACTTGAAAAAGCAACCGCTAAGTTCTGTTGGCGCTGCTAAGGAAAAAGGGGTGTGTACATTTGAAACGATCACTCGATACTCTTGAACATGATCTTCAAGGAAAGATTTATCGACTAAGTAATGAAATATTAAATTTAGAGAAAACCCCTTTTCCTGCCGGCTTTGTATACGAACCGAATACTGTAGAAATGTCACAATTATTTAGTGAGGTTCGAGGTAACAATTCAATAAGCAAAGAGCAGTTTGTTGCCTATCTAATTAAAGAAAAGATGAAACTTCAGGAGATTCTAGTGTTGATTCAAAACTATAAAAACGATCCTACATTCATGGCTCCACATGTTCTCTGCGCAAAACCAAAGCTTGTTAGAAAAGACAGTTTTGAGAGGATTGGGTCACCGACACAATACATAGGGCATATCGTTAAAGACACTGGATATGTATCCAATTCGATTGTATTGGAATACCATCCAGAAGAAAGATTAGTTTATTTGAAACATACTTATAGAGGGAAAGTTAGAGATGAGGACGGTGGGTTTCTGCTATCAGAGGACGATTTTGCTACTTCCGTTCTTTCTCACATGCTCAGAATAGTGGATCCACACTTCAAAAAACAACAGATTCCTTTAAAAGATCTTACTGTTCTAGCAGTAGATGTTGATGATGTAGAATACATTTTGAATGTTGTGTCAGAGACCACTTCATATACTGTTGGAGTTAATAAAGAAAAAGTGTTATTTCAGGATGAAGACAGATAGCTTCAGCTAGAGATGTTGACTAAACATGAACAGAAAATAAATGACGAAAGATGAGCTGCAGCGCAGCGCGCTACAATTCTATTTTTTTGCATAATTCTCTCAGGTTAGTAAGGCATGCAACTCCAAGTTGTAGGTGATGCTTTCATGACCTTTGATTTTTTCGCTTTTCCGTAATCTTACAATCCACGCACGGAACCATTTTATTGATTATAATTAACATGCGGCTTGGAAGCACGTGATCAGCACAGATGCCACAGATCGAGATTCTGTGGCATCTGATGATAGATTAATGGTTTGTTTAATTTTTATCCAGCCAAATTATCCATTACCTGCGAACGCCATTGAATCGCCAAACGTTGCGCTTCTTGGATATCGAGACCTAATAAATAGATTTTTTTGGGCTTTTTCGGATGGATGATCAACAAGGCACTTGAGTTACCGACTGGGATCTCTTTAATCAAAGCGTCTCCAGGTTGAAACTCATGAAGATCCAGACTTAACATGTTCTCCCGAAAGAAGGTCATGACATGGGAAACCTGAAAACGCGACCAACCATAAAACACTTCAACGGCATGATACATATCCCCTTTGGCTTTTTTGAAGTAATCCAAAAGTATCTTCTTTTTCTCTTCAATATCTACAATCAAACGACCTGGTATTTCCGGTAAAGATGGTGCAGGATCTTCATCGCAGATAGAATAATCATTTCTCTCTTTTACCCACATCGCAAACTTCGTCGGCTCGTTTTCGATTACATTTAATTCTTCATCAAAGTTAATCTCCGGTCCATTCTCAACCTTTACCCGCGACTGAATGTAAGTAAGCAGCTCTTTTGAAGAATCTATTTCTCCTTTTTCTGCTTTCAGGTAAGCAAGATAGAAGTAGGTGTAAAAATACCCTTCTTCAGTATGTAGGACATAGCCTTCCATTTCGGTAGGGATAAGAGTCTCATATTGCTCTTGTGCTTTGGTGAAGTAGCATTCTGCAGTCTCTAGGAAACCGTGCTTCAAATAAGTTGACCCCATGTAGTAATAGGTCTCAGGGCAAAAGTGAAGTCTCTCAATTAAGAAGTTACCTGCAGATTCTACTTCGGCTGGTGTTACGCATTTATCTAAGTTGTGATTTATTGAGAAGGAATAGGAGCTCGCCGTATCTTCAATCCAATAAACGCGTTCTGTTTCGTCAGGTTCATTTAGATTTTCACAACCGAGACTTACTTCTTGCCAGTTCAATTTCCAATCTAAAGTTTGCTCTTGCATGGAGGACCAATCACCACGAATTTTAAGTACCTTGCGGGACTCGATGATTCGAAGAAAGTTCTCCGCTTGGCCAAGAGTCCAAATGGGTGTAGCACCTAATAATTCCACTGGAGCCGGCAAATTATCACCGTTGGATCGAAACGCCGCCAATTGACGCTGGCTCCAACCGATGATCGAGGCAAATTCCTTAATACCGATACGTTGTGTAAGTCGATTGAATTGCTCATTGTATACATAATGGAGGTCATCACGTACATGTTCTTTGTGTACTAAATTCGGAGCTTTAAGAAGCAGTTCTAATAACTTTCGCGTATATTCGGTCCAAGACACCCAAAGCTCGGTTTTCAAGATGTCATTATATTCCTCTAGGATTTCATATAGCTTTCCTATTGAACTGCCATGTACAACACGAAAAATCTGTCCGTCCAATCTAGTGATTTCTGCGAGCTTTGATAAATCCATCCGGTTTTTTATACTCTCCGCTAAATTAGGGAGTGCTTCGGCAGAATTTTTCTTTGCATTTGCTGCCCATGCGCGGACGCTCAATTCGTGTTTTATGTATGCGAAATACGTTCCTAAATCATTAAACTCCTTGTACTGGGTAGTGGGGTACCCGGTAGTCATTTTCTCCATATTATCCCTCTTTTCTATTGAATAGTGTAATTTACACTTATCATAGAGTTATTTTTGTTTAGTGTCAAATACACTAGATGATTATGATACTATTTATTTCCAAATAGTAAGCTATACAAACATTCTTGCAACCAAATAAAAAATTAAGGTTACAACCACCAAGAAGATGATATCAAGTGGGATTTAAATGATCTGGATGCAGTGGGCGAAAATTAACGGATTGGTACGCAGCGCGGTTTTACGATCGTGGATATGGGACATGGCTGCGCGATGCTTCTGCGCTATAGCTGTGTGTACAACATAACCCTAGAATCGTTTGCTGGATTCAGAGATAACAGGAGAGTTGAACTTACCAAAACTTAGTGTTTTTAGTGGAATAAACAATCTATTAATGGGTTAGAATTAGTAGTAATAGATTAAGATCTGAAATAAAATAAGGGGAGAATATGTAAAAATGGATAGAAAAGAAGTATGGGAGATGACTCTTGAAGAACGTCTAGCCAGGCTAAAGAAACGTATACCTAAAACTGTTTGGATGAACCATGGAGTTGTAGAATCAGCAAGACTAATTTCAATCGAAGATAAAGAACGCCTAATTAACGAGCTCCAAGGATTATTAAACAGACTTGATGCACACACTCATTATTGGGAAGATGTATTAGTTGAGCTGAAGAAGCCTCCAATTTTATGTGTAGTAAATGAGTAGCCTAGATTCAAAATGATAGGATTTACTTGTTCTTCCGTTTCTTACTCATACGGACTATATTGACGATCGGAAAGCCATGTACATTGGTGTAATCATTTGATACGGAACATGGGTGGTAACCGTGTACCGGTCTGACAAAGGCGTCCGTAAAAGGCAGAAAGAGGATTGTAGCCGACTACTAGTTAGATTGAAGGAGAATGAGGAGAATATGTTGATTTCCAAGCAGCTTAGGGAAAAGTGTAAGGAGAGAGGGTATACCATTGCGGCCGGCAAAGATTTTGTTTTTCAAAAGCGTACAAATTTCCGAATCAAGGAGACAAGCACTGGGAATCAGTTGAAAATGGGGATCCTGAATACAATTTCAGAATTGGATTTTGCATGCTTCGATGATACATCATCTTATAGTCCCGATTTTAAGGAGCTCTTAATGGAGCTGGTTGAACATATCGCCGTGAAGTATCAGGCAAAAATGGTTTCATTCAGCTTTCACGTTGATGTTGATTTTCTTTCTAAGAATGGGTTTATCCCAAAAAAAGAAACTAAGGGCTACAGGGAATGGGAGCAGCTATTTGCCGGATCGTTGATATGGAATGGCGACGCTCTGGTGAAGGTATATGATACAGAAGCGAATTTCGAACGGATAAACATTCACAAATCTATTGTCGACATTCTCGAACAGGCAGGAATCAAAGATTTTAAAATTAAACACCAATGGTTCTCTATTTGGGTTTGGTGGTTATCAGGGGATCAGCTTCGGCGCGTCGATATTTATCCTTCGACTCAAGGTCATTTTGAATTGTCTTTTGACAGCCGAACTTCACACGGTATTATCCGGTATGCAAAGGACCAAGATGAATTGTCCCGGTACATAGTTCAATTTACAAACACGTGTAATATCGAAGATATTGCAATTTGATAGGGGCGGCTGTCAATGAAAAAAATAGATTTCGGTTTTTTTCTAGGTCGAGGATAAAATAGATACTTATAATAGGGAGGATGAAACAATGATTACGTTATTTAATAATGGGGACCCAATGTATAAAGAGTTCAACGAACTAGGCAGTTACTTCGCGTTTATTAAACACGATTTGCACGTACGCCAATGGCAAAATACATCAGTCAAAATGACTAATCATGAGACGATCTTTAGATATATGCCCAATTTTCATGATAGACACATAAATAATTTGCAAGCTATATATAAAACAAATTGGCTTGATCGTTCAATTTATGACATTGTTCATAAAAATAGCCTTGAGATACTTAAATATAGGTTAGGTCAGAGCGAAAGAGATGAAGATCGGATTAATTATTTCTTCTGGGATACATGGACTGCAAGAATTGAGAATATAATAGATGCCTTTCTTGGTATGCCTGAGAGTTTGACTTATAATCACATAAGAACTGACTTAGATTTTGTTTACAATACACAATATCAAAGGTTAACTGAAAGGATAGGGGATAAAGAGTTCGCAAAGATACTTGGAGTATCAAGTAAAGAGTTTAAGGAAATTAGTGAAAAGATCCCTCTTCCAGTACAATATATAAACGGTGGATTAGTGCCTTTATGGACTTTAGGGCAAGCAGAGTGTACAAAACTTACGTATGATTATCTTCATACAGGGCGAACATTAAAGCCTGAGGATCCTACCGAAAAATTCACGTTCCAATTTACTATGGTCGAGGATAACGGTTCCGAAGAAGAGAATGTATATGAATTCGAAAATAGCGCTTACACTTATATGCACAACGATACGTACCATCTCTGGGCACCTGAAACAAGCCTTGATGATGCCATTTTAATTGCAAAATTTATATTTGATCGAGTAAAGGTCGCTCCGGAAGTATACTATTCATTAGGAGATAAGTTACTGAGGGCAGGTTACTTAGAGGAAGCGAAAGAACAATTAATCAAGTCTAAGGAGATTCATGAAAGATATATTCCTGATGATTTCCAAGGATGCATTTCAGCAAATTCGCATGAAGAATACCATTATACATTGCTTGATTTAGCTTACATATTCTCAAAAGAGGGAAATTATAACGCAGCTGAAGAAATGATAAGTAAGGCTGCGTTTTATGGTAGAGAGGAAGCTATCGGCAGTGAAGAACTCGAGAAATTTAAAAAGAGCTCTGAAGATTTTATCAGATCGTATGAGGAAACCCATGAAATACCAGCCTAAAAAATAATCAATAAACATTTGTATCATTAGTAATAGACAAGCAAGTGTTTGGTGACAAGAACATTATCTCATTGAGAGCCGCGTAGTTCGCGGCTTTTGTATTTTATGACATCAAGTTCTTGTCAACCGAACAGCAAAGAAGCAAGTGAACAAGAGAGAACGTATGTTCTATAATTAGACATATGTATAAAATACTTCTTTTGTGAAGTAGTGCGTTAAAGCGATAAAGTAATTAAATATTTAAAAAGCTGCTCGTCAGCAGCTCTACCGATCACCAATATGTTTTTAAGCATCAGGATCATAAGTACACTCTGGTACAACACCATTGCTAACAATACTGTTTGTGACGGTTAATATATAAAATTATAACACAAACAGAAATATAAAAAAAGCGCATCGTTTTTTTCTACTCATCCTCATCTTGCTCACGCGGAAACTTGATAGACCGATCAACTAATTCTTTTTCTAGTTGAACCCAAGCATCTTGCGGAGAAAGCGGCATGAGCGAGTTCCTCAGTGTTGAATTATGCTCTATAAATATTTTCTTAGCCTGCTCCAGATCGAACTTCAATTCCCACAAAGTATCCTCAACCATTCCCAGTACCCCCGGCGCCAGAAGAAAATTATCAGGTGTGAACATCGGGGACAGACCTACCAAATTTGGTGAGGAGTTTCTTGGACCATTCAAATCTATGTAACAGACGTACAGTAACATCCTAAGACCGTCCGCCAAACGATGCTCGTCTAGGAGTATGTTCGCCATATCAAGTCTGACGTTACGGTATAGTCCCCACTTCATTTCTGTAGCATATTTCATGGTTCTTTGATTTAACTCGCCCCATTTGGGATCATTAGAGGTCGGGACTTCCGAGGGTTGCGCATCGTTCTGTACTATTTCTGTTCCTTGTTCGACGTCGGTTCTCTTAAACATATTTTTTAATGTGCCTATTAATTTCATTAGATTTTATTCTCCTACTTTCTAGTTTTTGTTTGGATCGAACCAGTGTAGAAATTCTTGAATCTGTATAGGGCCTATTGTATAAATAAAATTGAAATTTTAATAGCCTAATGTTTTTAGAGCTTCTTTTAATCCTACAGGAGAAATGGCTCCAGTTATTGTTGAATTAATTGTTAGACGACCTACAATCGAACCCTTTTCATCAATAATAACTGGTGGCTCAAACGCAAATTCGTTGAAAGCACTAGTGGATGAAAATTTGCTTCCGTATGATCCGAATTCGTTCCAAATGCTATCAGTTGAGTATTTGTTTCCATATGTTCCGTAAGAATTGAAAATTGAATCAACATCATAGACATTTGTAGTAAGTTTTCCTAGATATGTTTTCCCATCATTAGAATAAATAGAAAGGGTTTTTGTCGTTACAGGTGGAGTTAACGAAGATCCTGTCCTAGGGGTACCATTTGATGTTGGCGATGATACTATACTTCCATCAACCCAGTAACCTTGTGTTACTTGCCCATTGGAAAAGGTAAAAGTACCGTAACCATTAAATTTAGCATTCGTAAAATCTCCAAGGTATTTATCACCGTTTGAAAAAGTTAGAAGTCCTTTACCATTAGCTAAATCATTTGAAAATTGCCCCTCATAAATGTTGCCAAAAGCATCTTTGTGATTCCCGAAACCTTGTTTTAGTCCTTTTACCCATTCCCCATCATAAATCTCGCCATTTGGCCAAGTGTATTTTCCTTTACCTGACCTATAACCGTCTAACCAAGATCCTGAATATTGATGTCCATTGTTCCAAATAATTACTCCCAATCCATTAGGATTGCCATTTTTCTTATCACCAACATATATGCCATCGTTGTACTGTATAACGTGTTCATAATTATAAACAGAATCAACAGTCATGTTTTTATCAATATGTCGTAATACACCTATTTCGTTTATGGGTATAGCAAAATTCAAATCTGCTTCACCAAGACCATTTGAAGTAATCCCTACAACTTCAGATTTGCTATTTAGAAGTGCCCCTCCGCTGCTACCATGAGTTATTTCTGCGGAAATTTGGATGAATGTCCTATTTCCGTCAGTTCTACGTTTATTACTCACAATTCCCGTTGAAATCGTATTTTGTAATCCTTTTGGACTACCTATAGCAAATACCGGTTCACCATTTTCTAATTTATCAGAATTCCCAACTTCAATTGTCGGAAGTTTTTCGCTAGGTGTTACTTTTAGTATTGCAATATCTTTTTCAGGATCGTAATTAATTACTTTAGTGACGGCATACTTTTTACCGTTAGTTAGGGTTACGACTGCTGAATTAGCGTAATTAATTACATGATAGTTAGTCACTATTACGCCTGAACTTTCAATAATAAATCCACTACCACTTGCGGTTAGTGTATTTTTATTATCAAACACCTCTACGTATACAACTGCCGGCGATGCTAATTTCGAAATTTCCTTTGCCCCTAAAGATTTTCCGATATGAATTGAATTGTTTTCCTGATCCCATTTAACATCTTGATTAAATGATTCTGAGACAAATCTTAGAGGAACATACGTCTTGTCATTAATAATGTTTGCTGGTTCTTCGAGGGTTATTTCTTTACCATCCTTTGACACCTTGTTACTCCCC
This portion of the Paenibacillus sp. V4I7 genome encodes:
- a CDS encoding DNA polymerase IV, translating into MKDQKVIMLADGMSFYASVEKADHPNIRYRPVAVAGSVERRSGIILAACPIAKSFGVTTADRLGEALGKCPELIVMKPRMQHYIDVSMQITRIYQEFTDLVEIFSIDESWLDVTGSINQFGDADTIARMIQNQVMQQTGVRVRVGIGSNKMMSKMANSIWAKKNESGIFTLEKDQIPTLLWPQPVEKMFGVAGRMTSHFERLGMHTIGDIARTPLPKLKDKFRVLFGKQSDIHAEIMWRTANSIDNSPVTPNTFDIAPKSIGHMMTLPRDFLNSREVDTILLELTEEICRDARRKGFMGSVVSVSCMCSPFDAPTGFSRQQKMPDPTNSTNAVYSAAKTLFYRYWNTLPVRRVGVTLSQLADDETYQLNMFEDVPKIRALEKVTDTIKDRFGSTAIMRASSLLDSGQALDRGSKIGGHFK
- a CDS encoding type II toxin-antitoxin system HicB family antitoxin; translated protein: MEQLLQHSGNQKELLEIAEKHARLIQGVVIGEVGREASVNFISYGVGGVYIHFTFHALFTGAETQFYISIADKESDKGVLTGYKGDWSCPMAMMDASHTVNTLFPVLPYKQKRGILRELGKLMYKVLSEFDSKATLNLDSESIRAVLTIDRYEVLTDIEWIEEMMDANSSNLEYRVLIEKNTGDSEYSAYIPAIRKTVEGNELGDVLLGAKNLITNCVQDALRGNLTLPEDKSFIDTVIINADVLRKH
- a CDS encoding stalk domain-containing protein; this encodes MKKKIVILISLFYFLLIGSAHASSNIKVYLYDELVDMDNPIIVNGNTLVPLRVLFESLGASVYWDDQSRTIRATKGDTTLLIPVGSNKVSKDGKEITLEEPANIINDKTYVPLRFVSESFNQDVKWDQENNSIHIGKSLGAKEISKLASPAVVYVEVFDNKNTLTASGSGFIIESSGVIVTNYHVINYANSAVVTLTNGKKYAVTKVINYDPEKDIAILKVTPSEKLPTIEVGNSDKLENGEPVFAIGSPKGLQNTISTGIVSNKRRTDGNRTFIQISAEITHGSSGGALLNSKSEVVGITSNGLGEADLNFAIPINEIGVLRHIDKNMTVDSVYNYEHVIQYNDGIYVGDKKNGNPNGLGVIIWNNGHQYSGSWLDGYRSGKGKYTWPNGEIYDGEWVKGLKQGFGNHKDAFGNIYEGQFSNDLANGKGLLTFSNGDKYLGDFTNAKFNGYGTFTFSNGQVTQGYWVDGSIVSSPTSNGTPRTGSSLTPPVTTKTLSIYSNDGKTYLGKLTTNVYDVDSIFNSYGTYGNKYSTDSIWNEFGSYGSKFSSTSAFNEFAFEPPVIIDEKGSIVGRLTINSTITGAISPVGLKEALKTLGY
- a CDS encoding YolD-like family protein; amino-acid sequence: MSKKLQNNGLWESSRMMLPQHREAIKLQQKEETRIERPRMDEQEAHTMAAALTQSQVYSQLVEVTIYGEYQSRTLTGRVTSHQRDAFRLYIDATVQEHEWVRFKDLIKVELIDVESMFE
- a CDS encoding ankyrin repeat domain-containing protein codes for the protein MISKEEFFQKIEERKANTAKCEKLASENLNNVYFQISMIREGYDGIIHKIIENGGLIDLKDNHGKTPLMAAFEVGNLELIKKLIEAGANLNQKDNNGLRPFLYAAMNDRIHCIEGFRQYLTYRMIKFEFGGYYREFLINQYNKKDNSVKIDKELFNPLVYSYKIEVILRSGKKTKAQIKSQYTFHDLVDHLKSMSDHKKDEFFTGPDYAFRPKDVAYISLL
- a CDS encoding tetratricopeptide repeat protein; translation: MITLFNNGDPMYKEFNELGSYFAFIKHDLHVRQWQNTSVKMTNHETIFRYMPNFHDRHINNLQAIYKTNWLDRSIYDIVHKNSLEILKYRLGQSERDEDRINYFFWDTWTARIENIIDAFLGMPESLTYNHIRTDLDFVYNTQYQRLTERIGDKEFAKILGVSSKEFKEISEKIPLPVQYINGGLVPLWTLGQAECTKLTYDYLHTGRTLKPEDPTEKFTFQFTMVEDNGSEEENVYEFENSAYTYMHNDTYHLWAPETSLDDAILIAKFIFDRVKVAPEVYYSLGDKLLRAGYLEEAKEQLIKSKEIHERYIPDDFQGCISANSHEEYHYTLLDLAYIFSKEGNYNAAEEMISKAAFYGREEAIGSEELEKFKKSSEDFIRSYEETHEIPA